A segment of the Campylobacter showae CSUNSWCD genome:
AGGGGCACGATTAAATAACGCTACGTAAAGCTGTGCTTGTGTTACTGCCATTAAGGACTCCTTTTTAGTGTGTTTCTTGAGTTTTTGGGTATCTTTACAGAATACTGTTGCTAATTATAGCATAAAAAATCACTTAAAACGTAAAAATTTAAAAAATAAATTTTACTTAAACGCTCTTTGCAAGTCCCGCATCATATCAACCGATATATTAGAATTTAGCCATTGAAGTTCCAAGTACGAGAGAACTAAATTATAAGATGCCGTTAGCGCTTCGTTTCTAGTTTTAAACACTCTAGCGCGAGCGTCAAATAAATTTACCGCATCCTTCAAGCCCTCTTCGTAGCCTCTTTCTATTGATTTTACGTAAAGCTCCGCATTTTCCAAGGAGCGCTTCATTAACTCGCACTCGTCAATGTAGTTAAGATAGTTATTTATCGCTCTTTTTTGGCTAATCTCTATCTCTTTTTGAATATCTTTTTGTTGTTCGATGCTAGCTAGTCTCAACAGCTTGCCCTCCTCTACTCTTGAGCTAGTAGCGCCGCCCGTATATAAAGGGAGAGTAAATCTAAGCATAGTGTCTAGCTTTCTTCTTCTGTCACCGGAATAGTCGTTGTCTATGTAGTATAAATTTGCATAGCTGATACTAAAATCAAGCGTAGGGAGATGCTCGCTTTTTCTCTTTTTGTATTCTTGTTCCGAAATTTCAACCGCTAAAACGCTATCTTGAAATTTAAAATTTCTAGCTACATCGCTAAAATTTGACAAATTTACTTTTTTGAAAAATTCGGTATCGATGTTTGAAAAGCTATCCTTCACCTCGATCTCTTGCCCGACTAGCTTTACTAGCTCTAGCTTTGCTACTTCGATATTTAGCTTAGCTTTGTTTACGCCCAGCAATGCCTCGTCTAATCTAACTTTAGATTCGAGCATATCCATTTTATTTACTAACCCAAATTCCAAAGATTTCTGCATTTGGTTATATTTGGCGCGGTTAGCTTCTTCGTAGCTTTGAGCAAGAGCTAGCGTCTCGGATGCGAAGGTGTAGTTAAAATACGCTTCTACGACCCTTTTTGCCAGTTCTTGTTTGGTATTTTCATACATCAGCTCGTTGCCGCGCACCCTGATCTCTTCTTGATTTCTTTGATACCAGATTGCCGGTCTAAATAT
Coding sequences within it:
- a CDS encoding TolC family protein, yielding MKTKILLSALLASNLAFAQSVSLSQAYEMALENNNELKMTMYNSIASQERLTQATAMFLPTINAEAAYVGEKYDRMDRRRVSKINESYKKVGVSLSQSIFRPAIWYQRNQEEIRVRGNELMYENTKQELAKRVVEAYFNYTFASETLALAQSYEEANRAKYNQMQKSLEFGLVNKMDMLESKVRLDEALLGVNKAKLNIEVAKLELVKLVGQEIEVKDSFSNIDTEFFKKVNLSNFSDVARNFKFQDSVLAVEISEQEYKKRKSEHLPTLDFSISYANLYYIDNDYSGDRRRKLDTMLRFTLPLYTGGATSSRVEEGKLLRLASIEQQKDIQKEIEISQKRAINNYLNYIDECELMKRSLENAELYVKSIERGYEEGLKDAVNLFDARARVFKTRNEALTASYNLVLSYLELQWLNSNISVDMMRDLQRAFK